A single Phragmites australis chromosome 4, lpPhrAust1.1, whole genome shotgun sequence DNA region contains:
- the LOC133916117 gene encoding heavy metal-associated isoprenylated plant protein 35-like isoform X1, which translates to MASGEAAPAAVQVSSGTKTVVLRVSIHCHGCKKKVRKVLKSVEGVHNVAVDGAQHKVTVTGTVDADTLVKRLYKSGKQAVPWQWHPPAAAAKKPEGAPAPEALPAPETKPSGDGGKDVAAAAADKKPEETVKEQQAESSEKKPEAEKETESKEEGPKEEAKKDAGESKAAEPTVKGAEPVKEAVAAIAKEASNDEADDAKKKKKNRTPKDDGEAEPVATAERSLSAPPVAAPKHAYGEYIDVYAPQPVLSYHMAQPSASLSHYAPQPQPAYSVQQPQPQPAYSMQQPQPMQQWSPSYLYMSYPHSAPESYYHGYYSPSGTHSSPTELQDSYRLFDDENPNSCSVM; encoded by the exons ATGGCGTCAGGAGAAGCGGCGCCCGCGGCCGTTCAGGTGAGCAGCGGGACAAAA ACCGTGGTGCTGAGGGTGTCCATCCACTGCCATGGCTGCAAGAAGAAGGTCAGGAAGGTGCTCAAGAGCGTCGAAG GCGTGCACAACGTGGCGGTGGACGGCGCGCAGCACAAGGTGACGGTGACGGGGACCGTGGACGCCGACACGCTCGTCAAGAGGCTCTACAAGTCCGGCAAGCAGGCCGTGCCGTGGCAGTGGCATCCACCCGCCGCTGCGGCCAAGAAGCCCGAgggagcgccggcgccggaggccCTGCCTGCTCCGGAGACGAAGCCATCCGGTGACGGCGGTAAGGATgttgctgctgcggcggcggacAAGAAGCCGGAGGAGACGGTGAAGGAGCAGCAGGCCGAGAGCTCGGAGAAGAAGCCAGAAGCAGAGAAGGAAACAGAGTCAAAGGAGGAGGGGCCGAAAGAAGAGGCGAAGAAAGACGCCGGCGAGAGCAAGGCGGCGGAGCCGACTGTCAAGGGCGCCGAGCCGGTGAAGGAAGCCGTTGCCGCCATCGCCAAGGAGGCTAGCAATGACGAGGCCGACGacgcaaagaagaagaagaagaaccgcACGCCCAAGGACGACGGCGAGGCGGAGCCCGTCGCCACGGCTGAAAGGTCCCTGTCCGCGCCGCCTGTGGCGGCGCCCAAGCACGCGTACGGGGAGTACATCGACGTCTACGCGCCGCAGCCTGTGCTGAGCTACCACATGGCGCAGCCGAGCGCGAGCTTGTCGCACTAcgcgccgcagccgcagccggcGTACTCCGTGCAACAGCCACAGCCGCAGCCGGCGTACTCCATGCAACAACCGCAGCCAATGCAACAGTGGTCGCCGTCGTATCTGTACATGTCGTACCCGCACTCGGCACCGGAGTCCTACTACCACGGCTACTACAGCCCGTCCGGGACCCACTCGTCGCCGACGGAGCTGCAGGATTCGTACCGCCTGTTCGACGACGAGAACCCCAACTCCTGCAGCGTCATGTGA
- the LOC133916117 gene encoding heavy metal-associated isoprenylated plant protein 35-like isoform X2 has protein sequence MASGEAAPAAVQTVVLRVSIHCHGCKKKVRKVLKSVEGVHNVAVDGAQHKVTVTGTVDADTLVKRLYKSGKQAVPWQWHPPAAAAKKPEGAPAPEALPAPETKPSGDGGKDVAAAAADKKPEETVKEQQAESSEKKPEAEKETESKEEGPKEEAKKDAGESKAAEPTVKGAEPVKEAVAAIAKEASNDEADDAKKKKKNRTPKDDGEAEPVATAERSLSAPPVAAPKHAYGEYIDVYAPQPVLSYHMAQPSASLSHYAPQPQPAYSVQQPQPQPAYSMQQPQPMQQWSPSYLYMSYPHSAPESYYHGYYSPSGTHSSPTELQDSYRLFDDENPNSCSVM, from the exons ATGGCGTCAGGAGAAGCGGCGCCCGCGGCCGTTCAG ACCGTGGTGCTGAGGGTGTCCATCCACTGCCATGGCTGCAAGAAGAAGGTCAGGAAGGTGCTCAAGAGCGTCGAAG GCGTGCACAACGTGGCGGTGGACGGCGCGCAGCACAAGGTGACGGTGACGGGGACCGTGGACGCCGACACGCTCGTCAAGAGGCTCTACAAGTCCGGCAAGCAGGCCGTGCCGTGGCAGTGGCATCCACCCGCCGCTGCGGCCAAGAAGCCCGAgggagcgccggcgccggaggccCTGCCTGCTCCGGAGACGAAGCCATCCGGTGACGGCGGTAAGGATgttgctgctgcggcggcggacAAGAAGCCGGAGGAGACGGTGAAGGAGCAGCAGGCCGAGAGCTCGGAGAAGAAGCCAGAAGCAGAGAAGGAAACAGAGTCAAAGGAGGAGGGGCCGAAAGAAGAGGCGAAGAAAGACGCCGGCGAGAGCAAGGCGGCGGAGCCGACTGTCAAGGGCGCCGAGCCGGTGAAGGAAGCCGTTGCCGCCATCGCCAAGGAGGCTAGCAATGACGAGGCCGACGacgcaaagaagaagaagaagaaccgcACGCCCAAGGACGACGGCGAGGCGGAGCCCGTCGCCACGGCTGAAAGGTCCCTGTCCGCGCCGCCTGTGGCGGCGCCCAAGCACGCGTACGGGGAGTACATCGACGTCTACGCGCCGCAGCCTGTGCTGAGCTACCACATGGCGCAGCCGAGCGCGAGCTTGTCGCACTAcgcgccgcagccgcagccggcGTACTCCGTGCAACAGCCACAGCCGCAGCCGGCGTACTCCATGCAACAACCGCAGCCAATGCAACAGTGGTCGCCGTCGTATCTGTACATGTCGTACCCGCACTCGGCACCGGAGTCCTACTACCACGGCTACTACAGCCCGTCCGGGACCCACTCGTCGCCGACGGAGCTGCAGGATTCGTACCGCCTGTTCGACGACGAGAACCCCAACTCCTGCAGCGTCATGTGA